The Nycticebus coucang isolate mNycCou1 chromosome 2, mNycCou1.pri, whole genome shotgun sequence genome includes a window with the following:
- the LOC128567662 gene encoding 60S ribosomal protein L17-like, whose protein sequence is MVRYSLDPENLTKSCKSRGSNLRVHFKNTRETAQAIKGMHIRKATKYLKDVTLKKQCVPFRRYNGGVGRCTQAKQWGWTQGQWPKKSAEFLLHMLKNAESNAELKGLDVDSLVIEHIQVNKAPKMRRRTYRAHGRINPYMSSPCHMEMILTEKEQIVPKPEEEVAQKKKISQKKLKKQKLMARE, encoded by the coding sequence atggttcgctattcacttgacccagaaaacctcacaaagtcatgcaagtcaagaggctcaaatcttcgtgttcactttaagaacacacgtgaaactgcccaggccatcaagggtatgcatatacgaaaagccaccaagtacctgaaggatgtcaccttaaagaaacaatgtgtaccattCCGACGTTacaatggtggagttggtaggtgtacccaggccaaacagtggggctggacacagggtcagtggcccaaaaagagtgctgaatttttgctgcatatgcttaaaaatgcagagagtaatgctgaacttaagggtttagatgtagattctctggtcattgagcatatccaagtgaacaaagcacccaagatgcgtcgccgaacttacagagctcatggtcgcattaacccatacatgagctccccctgccacatggagatgatccttactgaaaaggaacagattgttcccaaaccagaagaagaggtagcacagaagaaaaagatatcccagaagaaactgaagaaacaaaaacttatggcacgggaatag